The Humulus lupulus chromosome 3, drHumLupu1.1, whole genome shotgun sequence genome window below encodes:
- the LOC133822542 gene encoding uncharacterized protein LOC133822542, whose amino-acid sequence MNLVRFHYRTSIFPNCLSHSSSPQIPNLTLKCSYSSKTQTPARDRPIDFGKHKGKLLGTLPSNYLKWVSKTLRARDFEDWAKLADQVLQDPVYQDRIEWEFAQNILDGNRSSLPSSSGNGKAVSELLEVSEKFGWDNDDKVGWSRVDFELLGTSKSGRIPRVGGRNGGKREDLRVEKRGDGKEEGEGGERRRERRERMRMKLKKEEKSSSGSLGNSDVGGNGNEVMRLQRKKESAEEVYNPFPGRESLLKKVLQRRTFS is encoded by the coding sequence ATGAATCTTGTTCGGTTCCATTACCGAACCTCCATTTTTCCAAATTGTCTCTCCCATTCCTCCTCTCCCCAAATCCCCAATCTCACTCTCAAATGCTCTTATTCTTCCAAAACCCAAACCCCAGCTCGGGACAGACCCATCGACTTCGGAAAACACAAGGGAAAATTACTGGGAACACTCCCTTCCAACTACCTCAAATGGGTCTCCAAGACACTCAGAGCTCGGGATTTTGAAGACTGGGCCAAGCTCGCCGACCAAGTCCTCCAAGACCCAGTTTACCAAGATCGAATCGAATGGGAATTCGCCCAGAACATTTTGGATGGTAATAGGTCGTCGCTCCCCTCATCTTCTGGGAATGGGAAAGCGGTTTCTGAGTTACTAGAGGTAAGTGAGAAATTTGGTTGGGATAATGATGATAAGGTTGGTTGGAGCAGAGTGGATTTTGAGCTTCTGGGAACTTCGAAAAGCGGGCGGATTCCCAGGGTAGGGGGAAGAAACGGAGGGAAAAGAGAGGATTTGAGAGTGGAAAAGAGAGGGGATGGAAAAGAGGAAGGGGAAGGAGGAGAGAGGAGGAGGGAAAGGAGGGAGCGGATGAGGATGAAGTTGAAGAAAGAGGAGaaaagtagtagtggtagtttgGGAAATTCAGATGTTGGTGGTAATGGGAATGAAGTGATGAGATTACAAAGGAAGAAGGAAAGTGCAGAAGAGGTTTACAATCCATTCCCTGGACGTGAATCTCTCTTGAAAAAAGTACTCCAACGTAGAACATTTTcatag